Proteins from one Halopseudomonas pelagia genomic window:
- a CDS encoding NAD(P)-dependent alcohol dehydrogenase, with amino-acid sequence MITMQAAVWLSPGRIEIQQRPIPEPGPTDAVLRVTTTTICGTDVHILKGEYPVQPGLIIGHEPVGVIAKLGNAVQGYQVGQRVIAGAITPCGQCHPCLDGITSQCGGKAMGGWQLGNTIDGCQAEYVLIPNAQANLTPVPDSLSDEQVLMCPDIMSTGFGGAESGGIRIGDTVVIFAQGPIGLCATAGAKLMGATRIIVVDGVAERLEIAKRLGADITINYKTQDPLEQIMAITAGKGVDVAIEALGTQQTFESCLRALKPGGTLSSLGVYSGKLSMPLDAIAAGLGDHKIITTLCPGGKERMRRLMEVVASGRVDLTAMVTHRFKLADIVEAYDLFSHQRDGVLKVAITP; translated from the coding sequence ATGATCACTATGCAGGCAGCCGTCTGGCTGTCCCCTGGCCGGATCGAGATTCAACAGCGCCCGATACCCGAGCCCGGGCCTACAGATGCAGTGCTGCGCGTCACCACTACCACCATTTGTGGTACAGACGTGCATATCCTCAAGGGCGAATATCCGGTCCAACCCGGTTTGATCATCGGCCATGAACCCGTCGGCGTGATCGCAAAACTCGGCAATGCGGTGCAGGGTTATCAGGTCGGTCAGCGGGTAATCGCCGGCGCCATCACTCCCTGCGGCCAATGCCATCCCTGCCTCGACGGCATTACCAGCCAATGCGGTGGCAAGGCGATGGGCGGCTGGCAACTCGGCAACACCATTGACGGTTGCCAGGCCGAGTACGTATTGATACCCAACGCCCAGGCCAATTTGACGCCAGTACCGGACAGTCTCAGTGACGAACAGGTATTGATGTGCCCGGATATCATGAGCACGGGGTTTGGTGGTGCCGAGAGTGGCGGTATTCGGATTGGCGATACCGTAGTGATCTTCGCCCAGGGGCCGATCGGCCTGTGCGCTACCGCTGGGGCGAAGCTGATGGGCGCCACGCGAATCATTGTCGTCGATGGCGTTGCCGAACGGTTGGAGATTGCCAAACGCCTGGGCGCCGACATAACCATCAACTACAAAACCCAGGACCCACTGGAGCAGATCATGGCGATCACTGCAGGCAAGGGAGTGGATGTGGCCATTGAGGCGCTGGGCACTCAGCAGACCTTCGAATCCTGCCTGCGAGCCCTGAAACCTGGCGGTACGCTGTCGAGTCTGGGGGTTTACTCGGGCAAGCTGTCAATGCCGCTGGATGCGATAGCGGCCGGCCTGGGCGATCACAAGATCATCACCACCCTGTGTCCCGGCGGCAAGGAGCGGATGCGCCGGCTGATGGAAGTAGTTGCATCTGGCCGCGTCGATCTGACGGCCATGGTCACGCACAGGTTCAAACTGGCAGACATCGTCGAAGCCTATGATCTGTTCAGTCACCAGCGTGATGGCGTCCTCAAGGTCGCCATCACGCCCTGA
- a CDS encoding DUF6279 family lipoprotein, with translation MNWLISWKTGDYIPLTSTQKNWLSTRVDEHLDWHCSIEIPDYRSLLANLQTTLALDDLQASSLIDQIPQFEPAVDRVLLEIAPTMAELFQQLDDSQIAALEANLAEQHQEMHDKFVAPDSTTQAEERSERLEKRLRRWLGRLNESQRQRIESWSVEMEGQNRLWLDNRQHWQQQLLATLRSRSDPGFTAQITDLLIERERYWTTEFKEQTEINSRRGAAMLADVINLASDKQLTRMREQFATLDQDLQQMQCERPSTSA, from the coding sequence GGAAGACCGGCGACTACATCCCCTTGACCAGCACGCAAAAAAATTGGCTGTCTACGCGCGTTGATGAGCATCTGGACTGGCATTGCAGTATTGAAATCCCCGACTACAGATCGTTGCTGGCCAACTTGCAAACCACCCTGGCACTTGATGATCTTCAAGCCAGCTCGTTAATCGATCAAATCCCGCAGTTTGAACCGGCTGTGGACCGAGTATTGCTCGAGATAGCCCCGACAATGGCGGAACTGTTCCAGCAACTGGACGACTCGCAGATCGCAGCACTAGAAGCCAACCTGGCTGAGCAGCATCAGGAAATGCACGACAAATTTGTAGCTCCCGACTCGACTACGCAAGCCGAGGAACGCAGCGAGCGCCTTGAAAAGCGCCTGCGACGATGGCTCGGCCGCCTCAATGAGAGCCAACGCCAGCGTATCGAGAGCTGGTCGGTTGAGATGGAAGGCCAGAACCGACTCTGGCTGGACAACCGCCAGCACTGGCAGCAACAACTGCTTGCGACACTTCGGTCGCGTTCGGATCCAGGTTTTACTGCGCAAATCACTGATCTGTTGATCGAGCGCGAGCGCTACTGGACGACAGAGTTCAAGGAGCAGACCGAGATCAATAGCCGCAGAGGTGCAGCCATGCTCGCCGACGTGATTAATCTGGCCAGTGACAAGCAGCTGACGCGAATGCGCGAGCAGTTCGCCACACTGGATCAGGACCTGCAGCAGATGCAGTGCGAGCGGCCATCCACTTCCGCTTGA
- the pyrF gene encoding orotidine-5'-phosphate decarboxylase: MPCHTPVIVALDFPDMSAAVSLAEQLDPAQCRLKVGKELFTSSGPAVIEKLHKLGFEVFLDLKFHDIPNTTAGAVLAAAELGVWMVNVHAGGGRRMMEACREALDGRRGHRPLLTAVTVLTSLEQEDLLEVGVDIEPMVQVQRLARLTQECGLDGVVCSAREAKALRNALGNDLLLVTPGIRPVDAVADDQRRIVTPLQAIENGSSYLVIGRPITKAHDPAQALADIVAELSVSV; this comes from the coding sequence ATGCCCTGCCATACCCCCGTTATCGTTGCTCTGGATTTCCCTGATATGTCTGCCGCCGTATCCCTGGCTGAGCAGCTTGACCCTGCACAGTGCCGCCTCAAGGTAGGCAAGGAGCTGTTCACCAGCAGCGGCCCTGCGGTGATCGAGAAATTGCACAAGTTGGGCTTTGAAGTCTTTCTCGACCTCAAATTCCATGACATCCCGAATACGACTGCTGGCGCGGTGTTAGCTGCCGCAGAATTGGGCGTGTGGATGGTCAATGTGCATGCCGGTGGCGGGCGGCGAATGATGGAAGCCTGCCGCGAGGCGCTGGATGGCCGTCGTGGTCACCGCCCGCTGTTGACCGCAGTCACGGTTCTAACCAGTCTTGAGCAGGAGGATCTGCTGGAAGTCGGAGTGGACATCGAACCCATGGTACAGGTGCAGCGGCTAGCGCGGCTTACTCAGGAGTGTGGGTTGGATGGGGTGGTCTGCTCCGCTCGCGAAGCCAAGGCGCTGCGCAATGCCTTAGGTAATGATCTGCTGTTGGTTACTCCAGGGATCAGACCCGTTGACGCCGTTGCCGATGACCAGCGGCGGATAGTGACGCCGCTGCAGGCTATTGAAAATGGCAGCAGTTACCTGGTGATCGGGCGCCCCATCACCAAGGCACATGATCCGGCACAAGCGCTGGCCGACATCGTCGCCGAACTATCAGTTAGCGTCTGA
- the ihfB gene encoding integration host factor subunit beta: MTKSELIERIVEQQGQLSAKDVELAIKTMLEHMSQALATGERIEIRGFGSFSLHYRAPRVGRNPKTGDSVELEGKYVPHFKPGKELRDRVNESLQMA, translated from the coding sequence ATGACCAAGTCGGAGTTGATCGAGCGCATAGTGGAACAGCAGGGGCAGCTATCAGCCAAGGATGTGGAATTGGCGATCAAGACCATGCTGGAACATATGTCGCAAGCACTGGCCACCGGTGAGCGCATCGAGATAAGGGGCTTTGGCAGCTTCTCTCTGCATTACCGTGCACCGCGTGTCGGCCGTAATCCTAAAACCGGCGACTCCGTGGAACTGGAAGGCAAATATGTGCCGCACTTCAAGCCTGGCAAGGAGCTGCGCGATAGAGTTAACGAGTCGCTGCAAATGGCCTGA
- the lapB gene encoding lipopolysaccharide assembly protein LapB: MQELLFLGLFVLALGIGWFLGRREAIKVGFMLEPHGSALDRQYFIGLNYLLNEQPDEAIETFIRALEVNPETVETHIAIGKLFCQRGDVERAIKVHQNLLARPNLTREQADRVQLELARDYLVVGMLNRAERLLEELVEAASPLRAEALVDLVKVHEREHEWDNAIVVGTKLVQERSAFAVTLAHYHCERALVLLQDNNQSAARKHLGQALDTDSGCIRAMLMLAELDLDQGQPQAAQRWLNRLAEKDADFVPQALPLIRRCADNGALDMVQYLDRVIASSAQPQVQSVLARADQLKSQASLHEVSHFVLAHIQQQPSLRGLLYLIDLHLDHVEAKGRDNLLILRGIVEALVVDKLPYRCASCGFLAKKLHWQCPTCHGWSTIRPLKGREAA, encoded by the coding sequence ATGCAGGAATTGCTGTTCCTTGGACTCTTTGTGTTGGCCTTGGGAATTGGCTGGTTTCTTGGGCGGCGCGAGGCCATCAAGGTGGGCTTCATGTTGGAACCGCATGGCAGCGCGCTGGATCGACAGTATTTTATTGGCTTGAACTATCTTCTGAATGAACAGCCCGATGAGGCCATTGAAACCTTCATTCGCGCGCTTGAAGTCAATCCTGAAACCGTCGAGACGCACATTGCCATTGGCAAACTGTTCTGCCAGCGCGGCGATGTGGAGCGTGCCATAAAGGTTCATCAAAATCTCCTGGCACGGCCTAACCTGACCCGTGAGCAAGCGGACCGGGTGCAGCTTGAGCTGGCGCGCGACTACCTCGTCGTCGGTATGCTCAATCGCGCCGAACGGCTGCTGGAGGAGCTGGTTGAAGCCGCTTCACCGCTGAGGGCAGAGGCGCTGGTGGATCTGGTCAAGGTGCATGAGCGCGAGCACGAGTGGGACAATGCCATCGTCGTGGGTACCAAGCTGGTTCAGGAGCGCTCAGCGTTTGCCGTGACACTGGCACACTACCATTGCGAGCGGGCACTGGTTTTGCTTCAGGATAACAACCAGTCCGCCGCGCGAAAGCATCTTGGCCAGGCGCTCGATACCGACAGTGGTTGCATAAGGGCAATGTTGATGCTGGCTGAGCTGGATCTGGATCAAGGGCAGCCGCAAGCGGCACAACGCTGGCTGAACCGTCTGGCGGAGAAAGACGCTGATTTTGTGCCCCAAGCCTTGCCGCTGATACGTCGCTGCGCTGATAATGGCGCCCTCGACATGGTGCAGTATCTGGATCGGGTGATAGCCAGTAGCGCGCAACCGCAGGTGCAAAGCGTGTTGGCCCGAGCCGATCAGCTCAAGTCCCAGGCCAGCTTGCATGAAGTTAGTCATTTCGTGCTGGCCCATATTCAACAACAACCTTCCCTTCGGGGATTGCTCTATCTGATTGACCTGCACCTGGATCATGTTGAGGCCAAAGGCCGTGACAATTTGTTGATCCTGCGGGGCATCGTCGAGGCGCTGGTCGTAGACAAGCTCCCGTACCGTTGCGCTTCCTGTGGTTTTTTGGCCAAGAAGCTGCACTGGCAATGCCCCACCTGCCACGGTTGGTCAACCATCAGACCCCTCAAGGGGCGTGAGGCTGCGTAA
- a CDS encoding lipopolysaccharide assembly protein LapA domain-containing protein yields the protein MQWLKRAVLIVILLLVALATLDFMLENQQGIQLQFLELQSPELPLSLYIVIAFILGSLLGVFVGWLITTRLRLKLMVQSNELNRYRKEVDKLRTQPIKD from the coding sequence ATGCAATGGCTAAAGCGCGCGGTACTGATTGTTATTCTTCTGCTTGTGGCCCTGGCGACCCTGGATTTCATGCTGGAAAACCAGCAAGGCATTCAACTTCAGTTTCTTGAGCTGCAATCCCCCGAATTACCCCTCTCGCTGTATATCGTTATCGCCTTTATTCTTGGCAGCCTGCTCGGCGTCTTTGTTGGCTGGTTGATTACTACCCGATTACGTCTCAAGTTGATGGTTCAGAGCAACGAGCTCAATCGTTACCGCAAGGAAGTCGACAAGCTGCGTACTCAGCCCATCAAGGACTGA
- the rpsA gene encoding 30S ribosomal protein S1, with protein MSESFAELFEESLVTLDMQPGSIITGIIVDIDSDWVTVHAGLKSEGVIPREQFLNDQGELTIKVGDEVHVALEAVEDGFGETKLSREKAKRAESWKVLEAAFAAEEIVKGVINGKVKGGFTVDVNTIRAFLPGSLVDVRPVRDTTHLEGKELEFKVIKLDQKRNNVVVSRRAVLEAENSAEREALLETLQEGQVVKGIVKNLTDYGAFVDLGGVDGLLHITDMAWKRIKHPSEIVNVGDEIDVKVLKFDRERNRVSLGLKQLGEDPWVAITGRYPEGTRVTAKVTNLTDYGCFAELEEGVEGLVHVSEMDWTNKNIHPSKVVQVGDDVEVMVLDIDEDRRRISLGIKQCKMNPWEEFSSKFNKGDKISGSIKSITDFGIFIGLDGGIDGLVHLSDISWNEAGEEAVRRFKKGDEIETVILSVDPERERISLGVKQLEDDPFSNFASLNEKGTILNGIVKEVDAKGAVITLAEEIEGTLKASEISRDRVEDARNVLNVGDEIEAKIISIDRKSRVISLSIKAKDVEDEKEAIQDLRKQEMQASGPTTIGDLIKQQMENKGN; from the coding sequence ATGAGCGAAAGCTTTGCCGAACTTTTTGAAGAAAGTCTAGTTACCCTCGACATGCAGCCGGGTTCCATCATCACCGGTATCATCGTGGACATCGACTCCGATTGGGTCACCGTTCATGCTGGCTTGAAGTCTGAAGGTGTCATCCCGCGTGAGCAGTTCCTGAACGATCAGGGCGAGCTGACGATCAAGGTGGGTGATGAGGTTCACGTTGCACTGGAAGCCGTTGAAGACGGTTTCGGTGAGACCAAACTGTCCCGTGAGAAGGCCAAGCGCGCCGAATCCTGGAAAGTCCTCGAAGCAGCTTTCGCCGCAGAAGAAATCGTCAAGGGTGTTATCAACGGCAAGGTCAAAGGTGGCTTTACCGTCGACGTCAACACTATCCGCGCGTTCCTGCCTGGCTCCCTGGTCGATGTCCGCCCTGTGCGCGATACCACGCACCTGGAAGGCAAGGAACTGGAATTCAAGGTCATCAAGCTTGACCAGAAGCGCAACAACGTTGTCGTTTCCCGTCGTGCCGTCCTCGAAGCCGAGAACAGTGCCGAGCGCGAAGCCCTGCTGGAAACCCTGCAGGAAGGCCAGGTGGTCAAAGGTATCGTCAAGAACCTCACAGATTACGGCGCATTCGTCGATCTGGGCGGCGTAGACGGCCTGCTGCACATCACCGACATGGCGTGGAAGCGTATCAAGCATCCTTCCGAAATCGTCAATGTTGGCGACGAGATCGACGTCAAGGTGCTGAAGTTCGACCGTGAGCGCAACCGCGTTTCTCTGGGCCTGAAGCAGTTGGGTGAAGATCCATGGGTCGCCATCACCGGTCGTTACCCTGAAGGTACTCGTGTTACCGCCAAGGTCACCAACCTTACCGATTACGGCTGCTTTGCCGAGCTGGAAGAGGGCGTTGAAGGTCTGGTACACGTATCCGAAATGGATTGGACCAACAAGAACATCCATCCTTCCAAAGTTGTCCAGGTGGGCGACGATGTAGAAGTTATGGTTCTGGATATCGACGAAGACCGTCGTCGTATTTCCCTGGGCATCAAGCAGTGCAAGATGAACCCATGGGAAGAGTTCTCCAGCAAGTTCAACAAGGGCGACAAGATCTCCGGTTCCATCAAGTCGATCACCGATTTCGGTATCTTCATTGGTCTGGACGGCGGCATCGACGGTCTGGTTCACTTGTCCGACATCTCCTGGAACGAAGCTGGCGAAGAAGCCGTGCGTCGTTTCAAGAAGGGCGACGAGATCGAAACCGTCATCCTGTCTGTTGATCCCGAGCGCGAGCGCATTTCTCTGGGCGTCAAGCAGCTGGAAGACGATCCGTTCTCCAACTTCGCTTCGCTGAACGAGAAAGGCACCATCCTCAACGGTATCGTCAAGGAAGTGGATGCCAAGGGTGCAGTAATTACCCTGGCGGAAGAAATCGAAGGCACGCTGAAGGCCTCCGAAATCAGCCGTGACCGTGTTGAAGATGCGCGTAACGTGTTGAATGTTGGCGACGAAATCGAAGCCAAGATCATCAGCATCGATCGCAAGAGCCGCGTGATCAGCCTGTCGATCAAGGCCAAGGATGTTGAAGACGAGAAAGAAGCCATCCAGGACCTGCGCAAGCAGGAAATGCAGGCTTCCGGTCCGACCACCATTGGTGATCTGATCAAGCAGCAGATGGAGAACAAGGGCAACTAA